In the genome of Massilia sp. PAMC28688, one region contains:
- a CDS encoding efflux RND transporter periplasmic adaptor subunit: MKKQYVAGIALAALICVPVVMKLTRSEPAKAVEIDKIAYRDIKSSVLASGHLLYQEQVLLSPEVIGKVSAVHVKEGQQVAKGDLLLHLDDQSYRAEVAQQEAAVKQQRIAIEQQQLNLANQENQLKRKTELHRVKMISEAAIDDARFAVEAAKIELRNSRSRLEQVQAILNQSRERLAKTTIRSPISGTITALDIKVGETAVASQVSIAGSSLMTIANTSTMMTEVNVDEADIGKIVVGQDVAIHTAAYPDTPLKGEVLIIPLSAKQNPGSPQGGTSLARTYNVKVKLSDTRQLTLRPGMTCRAEIFTASSGKSLSLPLQAVLSNNDENTELATKKKSTGEKIEVKTEYYVFVNNGGKAEKRVVTIGVSDDSQQEILSGVKAGEAVITGPYKILRHLKPGDPVTNATPAPATVKT, translated from the coding sequence ATGAAAAAACAGTATGTCGCAGGCATTGCGCTTGCCGCGCTCATCTGCGTTCCGGTCGTCATGAAGCTGACCCGCAGTGAACCTGCCAAGGCTGTTGAAATCGACAAGATCGCTTACCGCGATATCAAGTCCTCAGTGCTTGCCTCTGGCCACTTGCTGTACCAGGAGCAAGTGTTGCTGTCGCCGGAAGTCATCGGCAAGGTCAGCGCCGTGCATGTCAAGGAAGGCCAGCAAGTTGCCAAGGGTGACTTGCTGCTGCACCTGGATGACCAGAGCTACCGGGCCGAGGTGGCCCAGCAGGAAGCTGCCGTCAAGCAGCAACGTATTGCCATCGAGCAGCAGCAGCTCAACCTCGCCAACCAGGAAAACCAGCTCAAACGCAAGACCGAGCTGCATCGCGTAAAGATGATTTCGGAAGCGGCCATCGACGATGCCCGTTTTGCCGTCGAGGCTGCCAAGATCGAACTGCGCAACAGCCGCTCGCGGCTTGAACAGGTCCAGGCCATCCTCAACCAGTCGCGCGAGCGCCTGGCCAAGACCACCATCCGCTCACCGATCAGCGGCACCATCACCGCGCTCGATATCAAGGTAGGTGAAACGGCGGTGGCCAGCCAGGTATCGATCGCCGGCTCCAGCCTCATGACAATTGCCAACACCTCGACCATGATGACCGAGGTAAATGTCGACGAAGCCGATATCGGCAAGATTGTCGTGGGCCAGGACGTGGCCATCCACACGGCCGCTTATCCCGATACGCCGCTCAAGGGTGAGGTGCTCATCATTCCCCTGTCTGCCAAGCAAAACCCCGGTTCGCCCCAGGGCGGCACCTCACTGGCACGTACGTACAACGTCAAGGTCAAGCTGTCCGATACCCGCCAGCTCACACTGCGCCCGGGTATGACTTGCCGCGCCGAGATCTTTACTGCCAGCTCGGGCAAATCGCTGTCCCTCCCATTGCAGGCGGTGCTGTCCAATAACGATGAGAACACGGAACTGGCAACCAAGAAAAAGAGCACCGGCGAAAAAATCGAAGTCAAGACCGAGTACTACGTGTTCGTCAACAACGGTGGCAAGGCGGAAAAGCGCGTCGTCACCATTGGCGTGTCGGATGACAGCCAGCAGGAAATTCTCAGCGGCGTCAAGGCGGGCGAAGCCGTGATCACCGGCCCTTACAAGATTTTGCGCCATCTCAAGCCTGGCGATCCTGTGACCAATGCCACGCCCGCGCCAGCCACTGTCAAGACATGA
- a CDS encoding ABC transporter ATP-binding protein, whose amino-acid sequence MSGTDALIRLEGIAKHYQMGGETIAALNGIDLQIARNEYVAFIGSSGSGKSTMMNILGCLDTPTTGRYFLNGRDVAGMSETELATTRNEEIGFIFQSFNLLTRATALQNVMQPLIYRGVRPAERARRAKEAMARVGLQNRMDHLPNQLSGGQRQRVAIARALCSEPSILLADEPTGNLDSTTAADIMALFDTLYAEGQTLIVVTHEPDIAAHCRRAVRLADGKVLSDIINPERGQFRSREPAHV is encoded by the coding sequence ATGAGCGGCACCGACGCGCTGATCCGTCTGGAAGGCATTGCCAAGCATTACCAGATGGGCGGGGAAACGATTGCCGCCCTCAATGGCATCGATTTGCAGATTGCCCGTAACGAATACGTGGCCTTCATCGGCTCCTCCGGTTCCGGCAAATCGACCATGATGAATATTCTTGGCTGCCTGGACACGCCCACGACGGGCCGCTATTTCCTGAATGGCCGCGACGTGGCCGGCATGAGTGAAACCGAGCTTGCCACCACCCGCAATGAAGAGATCGGCTTCATCTTTCAGAGTTTCAATCTGCTCACGCGTGCCACCGCCCTGCAAAACGTGATGCAGCCGCTGATCTACCGGGGCGTGCGTCCGGCCGAGCGGGCCCGCCGTGCCAAGGAAGCCATGGCCAGGGTGGGCTTGCAGAACCGCATGGACCACTTGCCAAATCAATTGTCCGGCGGACAGCGACAGCGCGTGGCCATTGCGCGCGCCCTGTGCAGCGAGCCATCCATCCTGCTGGCGGACGAACCGACGGGTAACCTTGACTCCACCACGGCCGCCGATATCATGGCCCTGTTCGACACCTTGTACGCCGAAGGCCAGACCCTGATCGTGGTCACGCACGAACCCGACATTGCGGCCCATTGCCGGCGCGCGGTCAGGCTGGCCGATGGCAAGGTCCTCAGCGACATCATCAATCCTGAACGGGGCCAGTTCCGTTCGCGGGAGCCAGCGCATGTTTAG